In Stenotrophomonas sp. 610A2, one DNA window encodes the following:
- a CDS encoding c-type cytochrome produces MPRLPLIALTCLALSACGQRDAFNHSASADPHQRELERAFAICAGCHDTRANLGHRVGPNLHGVIGRKAGTAPGYNYSDAMKASGITWDAQTLDAFIKSPTKQVPGSKMVNATSDPARRQAVIEFLSTLPE; encoded by the coding sequence ATGCCCCGCCTGCCACTAATCGCGCTTACCTGCCTGGCACTCAGCGCCTGCGGCCAGCGCGATGCCTTCAACCACAGCGCAAGCGCTGATCCGCATCAACGCGAACTCGAACGCGCCTTCGCCATCTGTGCCGGTTGCCACGACACCCGTGCCAACCTCGGCCACCGCGTCGGCCCCAACCTGCATGGCGTGATCGGCCGCAAGGCTGGTACCGCTCCGGGCTACAACTACTCCGACGCAATGAAGGCCAGCGGCATCACCTGGGATGCACAGACCCTGGATGCCTTCATCAAATCGCCGACCAAGCAGGTGCCCGGCAGCAAGATGGTCAATGCAACCTCCGACCCGGCACGCCGCCAGGCCGTGATCGAGTTCCTGTCCACGCTGCCCGAATAA
- a CDS encoding glucose 1-dehydrogenase, whose amino-acid sequence MIPQAHFDLTGKVAIVTGGGNGIGRASSLMLAAYGAAVTIADLKLAAAEKVAAEIVAAGGKALALECNVLKDEDLVRVVERTAAELGGIHILVNNAGGGGAGRESPFEISVEQFERPFRINVFSAWRLSQLCAPHMKKAGYGSIINMSSMSSINKSPAISAYAASKAAINHMTANLAHDYGPAGIRVNAVGPGAVRTDALATVLTPEIEQRMLSHTPIKRLGEADDIAGAVLYFAAPISNWVSGQTLFVNGGGVQTLD is encoded by the coding sequence ATGATCCCGCAAGCGCATTTCGATCTCACTGGCAAAGTGGCCATCGTCACTGGCGGTGGCAATGGCATCGGCCGCGCCAGTTCCCTGATGCTGGCCGCCTACGGTGCGGCCGTGACCATTGCCGACCTGAAGCTTGCCGCTGCTGAAAAGGTGGCAGCGGAGATTGTCGCGGCCGGTGGCAAGGCCTTGGCCCTGGAGTGCAACGTACTCAAGGACGAAGACCTGGTACGCGTGGTCGAACGCACGGCTGCTGAACTTGGCGGCATCCATATTCTGGTCAACAACGCCGGTGGTGGCGGTGCAGGCCGCGAGAGCCCGTTCGAGATCAGCGTGGAGCAGTTCGAGCGGCCGTTTCGGATCAATGTATTCAGTGCCTGGCGCTTGTCGCAGCTGTGCGCGCCGCACATGAAGAAAGCCGGCTATGGTTCGATCATCAACATGTCGTCGATGAGCTCGATCAACAAGAGCCCGGCGATCAGTGCGTACGCTGCCTCCAAGGCGGCGATCAACCACATGACCGCGAATCTGGCGCACGACTATGGTCCGGCAGGGATCCGGGTCAATGCGGTGGGGCCGGGTGCGGTGCGCACTGATGCCTTGGCGACGGTGCTGACGCCGGAGATCGAGCAGCGCATGTTGTCGCATACGCCGATCAAGCGCCTGGGTGAGGCGGACGATATTGCTGGAGCGGTGCTGTATTTCGCCGCGCCGATCTCCAACTGGGTCAGTGGCCAGACCTTGTTCGTCAACGGTGGCGGTGTGCAGACGCTGGATTGA
- a CDS encoding alpha/beta hydrolase family protein, whose amino-acid sequence MFRSMLLLAGLACFAWPAAAQQVPVEAFAKASPFSMPRLSPSGEYLAMGTDFGEGTHAVQILRLSDMQRMAVLRLPRFESPYQIIWVSDKRLVIAKGRKYGSLEKPVPMGEIIASDFDGQNQRYIYGYEQQNAAAGLDRGFGFIEGVAHGNDGHFYMRQLKRSPSNSMLYLVEAGQRPSFKLIASINVPSLQFVIDRNGVARYAWGRDDDDNYLLYASEDGQRWQPIAEEKIGGIWTPYAFSADNQRVYGRFSRNDGPTSLISSAVDGSDRDTLLADGFSNVGLSQWTRYPAVPFAASPVAGRPQLQYFDPGKPEAELHKALADLLPAQHVTIDDVSRDGQTVLVHLASDRDPGGWYVFRRATNKLEKVLSPRDGIDPALMAERRPVRFKAGDGTELEAILTIPRNSEGRRLPTVLLPHGGPHGVSDDWFYDNDAQFLANRGYLVVQVNYRGSGGRGNAFEELGYLQWGTRIQQDVLDGLNHAATLGLADTSRVCSYGASFGAYSAMMLAARQPELIRCAVGLAGVYDLRMMYKKGDIKDNAYGRNYLTRVIGRSDEELAANSPTSLASSIKAPVFLAHGERDERTPIAQANAMRAALVSAGKPPQWMAVAGEGHGFYNDDNSAAFYRALEAFLAKNIGQ is encoded by the coding sequence ATGTTCCGATCCATGTTGCTGTTGGCAGGCCTGGCATGCTTTGCATGGCCTGCAGCGGCGCAGCAGGTACCGGTGGAAGCCTTTGCCAAGGCCAGCCCGTTCTCAATGCCGAGGCTGTCGCCGAGTGGTGAATACCTGGCCATGGGCACCGACTTCGGTGAAGGTACCCATGCGGTACAGATACTGCGGCTGAGCGACATGCAGCGCATGGCGGTGCTGCGCTTGCCGCGCTTTGAAAGCCCGTACCAGATCATCTGGGTGAGCGACAAACGGCTGGTGATCGCCAAGGGGCGCAAATACGGCTCGCTTGAAAAACCGGTACCGATGGGCGAGATCATCGCCAGCGATTTCGACGGCCAGAACCAACGCTACATCTACGGCTATGAGCAGCAGAATGCCGCGGCCGGCCTGGACCGTGGCTTCGGCTTCATCGAAGGCGTGGCCCACGGCAACGATGGCCACTTCTACATGCGCCAGCTAAAGCGCAGCCCAAGCAACTCGATGTTGTACCTGGTGGAAGCAGGTCAACGCCCAAGTTTCAAACTGATCGCCAGCATCAATGTGCCCAGCCTGCAGTTCGTGATCGATCGCAATGGTGTGGCACGCTACGCATGGGGACGCGACGATGACGATAACTACCTGCTGTATGCATCCGAGGACGGGCAGCGCTGGCAGCCGATTGCAGAGGAAAAAATCGGCGGCATCTGGACACCATATGCGTTCTCGGCCGACAACCAGCGCGTATATGGTCGATTCAGTCGCAATGACGGACCGACATCACTGATATCCAGCGCTGTTGACGGTAGTGACCGCGATACCTTGCTGGCAGATGGCTTCAGCAATGTGGGTTTGTCGCAATGGACGCGCTATCCGGCGGTACCCTTCGCTGCCTCGCCGGTGGCGGGGCGCCCGCAGCTGCAGTACTTCGACCCGGGCAAGCCCGAGGCGGAACTGCACAAGGCCTTGGCTGACCTGCTACCGGCACAGCACGTGACCATCGATGACGTGAGCCGCGATGGCCAGACGGTTCTGGTGCACCTGGCCAGCGACCGGGACCCCGGTGGCTGGTACGTCTTCCGGCGCGCGACCAACAAGCTGGAAAAAGTGCTGTCGCCCCGTGACGGAATCGATCCGGCGCTGATGGCCGAACGTCGCCCTGTGCGTTTCAAGGCCGGTGACGGAACGGAACTGGAGGCGATACTGACCATTCCGCGCAACAGCGAAGGCCGCAGGTTGCCAACCGTGTTGCTGCCGCACGGTGGCCCGCACGGGGTAAGCGATGATTGGTTCTACGACAACGATGCGCAGTTCCTCGCAAATCGTGGCTATCTGGTGGTGCAGGTCAACTATCGTGGTAGCGGCGGTCGTGGAAATGCATTCGAAGAGCTCGGCTACCTGCAGTGGGGAACGCGTATCCAACAGGATGTGCTGGATGGCTTGAACCATGCGGCGACCCTGGGCCTGGCCGATACCTCGCGCGTATGCAGCTACGGCGCAAGTTTCGGTGCGTACTCGGCGATGATGCTGGCCGCGCGGCAGCCCGAGCTCATCCGCTGCGCGGTGGGCCTGGCCGGCGTCTATGACCTGAGGATGATGTACAAGAAGGGCGACATCAAGGACAACGCGTACGGCCGGAACTACCTGACGCGGGTGATCGGGCGCAGCGACGAGGAATTGGCCGCCAACTCACCGACGAGCCTGGCGTCCAGCATCAAGGCACCGGTGTTCCTTGCCCACGGTGAGCGTGACGAGCGCACGCCGATTGCGCAGGCCAATGCGATGCGCGCGGCGCTGGTATCGGCCGGAAAGCCGCCGCAGTGGATGGCAGTGGCGGGCGAAGGCCATGGCTTCTACAACGACGACAACAGCGCGGCGTTCTATCGTGCGCTGGAAGCGTTCCTGGCGAAGAATATCGGCCAGTAA
- a CDS encoding c-type cytochrome, translating to MRSMLIIAALLLAVGCSEQSETAATTAQTTAPAASETKAIEEVAATAINGEQAFAMCTACHSRDASAPQRMGPNLHDLLGRKAGSSPGFDYSPALRASDITWNAQELDAYLAAPTKRVPGTRMAIAVTDPARRQALIEYLSAP from the coding sequence ATGCGCTCCATGTTGATCATCGCCGCCTTGCTACTCGCCGTTGGCTGCAGCGAGCAGAGCGAGACAGCTGCCACGACCGCTCAAACCACGGCTCCGGCTGCGTCCGAAACCAAGGCAATTGAGGAAGTGGCTGCCACCGCTATCAACGGCGAACAAGCCTTCGCGATGTGCACCGCCTGCCACAGCCGCGACGCCAGTGCGCCACAACGGATGGGACCGAACCTGCATGATCTGCTTGGTCGCAAAGCCGGCAGCAGTCCCGGCTTCGACTACTCACCAGCGCTGCGCGCCAGCGACATCACCTGGAATGCGCAGGAGCTCGATGCCTATCTGGCGGCGCCGACGAAGCGCGTACCTGGCACGCGCATGGCCATCGCAGTGACCGATCCGGCCCGTCGGCAAGCCTTGATCGAATACCTGTCCGCCCCTTGA
- a CDS encoding VOC family protein produces the protein MKLQFERFTLFCQDLEASLRFYRDLLGLVVVEEKVMEGPMAGGLLQLPACRIRVAMLAPDTDATVIVGLFEISRTPLNTLAPPLGKPAYGQAALVLSTERFDALHGALSAAGCRFLTPPLAYPKRIASARSPAGLYREMIVYDPDHVPVSILQIEPLPKETTA, from the coding sequence ATGAAACTTCAGTTCGAGCGCTTCACCCTGTTCTGCCAGGACCTGGAGGCATCGCTGCGTTTCTACCGCGACCTGCTGGGGTTGGTGGTCGTCGAAGAAAAGGTCATGGAAGGACCAATGGCTGGCGGACTGCTGCAATTACCTGCCTGCCGCATCCGCGTCGCCATGCTCGCGCCCGACACGGATGCGACGGTCATCGTCGGTCTGTTCGAAATCAGCCGGACGCCGCTGAACACCCTTGCACCGCCGCTGGGCAAGCCTGCCTACGGACAAGCGGCGCTGGTGCTCTCCACTGAGCGCTTCGATGCACTGCATGGCGCACTGAGCGCAGCCGGCTGCCGATTCCTGACACCGCCGCTGGCCTATCCCAAGCGGATCGCAAGCGCCCGCTCACCGGCCGGCCTGTACCGCGAAATGATCGTCTACGACCCGGACCATGTGCCGGTGAGCATCCTGCAGATCGAACCGCTTCCCAAGGAGACCACGGCATGA
- a CDS encoding DUF3108 domain-containing protein gives MTGIARSITGTIQYTSDQSHRQGAERGRESFRLDVHRDGSRVLDAHSEIDDAPAVVRDVNLRVDADKLPQECFVRIAVGGQFRGSGWFNFSANEAQCESATTVEGRISQRFPLQAPLRAFGNHAIINDACAMSLYDLTQGPGKQHFFMLLSSPDHRGATGPMLYPVQLAIEYVGEEEIDVIAGRFKARHFRILDVGMPEEHPDYDLWVTADEHYILLRASVTGYMQTAYELTSYHVLEH, from the coding sequence ATGACCGGCATCGCCCGTTCCATCACCGGCACCATCCAGTACACCAGCGACCAGAGCCACCGGCAGGGTGCCGAACGCGGCCGCGAAAGCTTCCGCCTCGACGTGCACCGCGACGGTTCGCGCGTGCTGGACGCGCATAGCGAGATCGACGATGCACCCGCCGTTGTGCGCGACGTCAACCTGCGTGTCGACGCGGACAAGCTGCCCCAGGAATGCTTCGTGCGTATCGCCGTCGGTGGCCAGTTCCGCGGCTCGGGGTGGTTCAACTTCAGCGCCAACGAAGCGCAATGCGAATCCGCCACCACGGTGGAGGGACGCATCTCCCAGCGCTTCCCGCTGCAGGCGCCGCTACGCGCCTTCGGCAACCACGCCATCATCAACGATGCCTGCGCCATGTCGCTGTACGACCTGACGCAGGGGCCGGGCAAGCAGCACTTCTTCATGCTGCTGTCCTCGCCCGACCATCGTGGTGCGACCGGGCCGATGCTTTACCCGGTGCAACTGGCCATCGAATACGTTGGCGAGGAAGAGATCGACGTCATCGCCGGCCGCTTCAAGGCCCGACACTTCCGCATCCTCGATGTCGGCATGCCGGAAGAGCACCCGGACTACGATCTGTGGGTGACCGCCGACGAGCACTACATCCTGTTGCGCGCCAGCGTCACCGGCTATATGCAGACCGCCTATGAGCTGACCAGTTACCACGTGCTGGAGCACTGA
- a CDS encoding aldehyde dehydrogenase family protein, producing MTEATTLPLRNPRSGLSDGELPITSAAEVAALGASLRQAQMGWAERSIEARCACLDALADALVARRDGFLDVLLADTGRWHESQIEVDGTVAAIRRWAQQAAGCLVEKPAQPEAIPFIHSQQTWVPYAVVGVISPWNFPLMLTLIDAVPALAAGCSILAKPSEVTSRFVPLLREALEDAGLADVFKLVTGAGATGQAVIEASDQICFTGSVATGRKVGEACARRFIPASLELGGKDPALVLSDANIEHAARALAWGSFVNGGQSCMSIERVYVEAPVADAFIAALVKEASALELAWPDPKQGQIGPVIAASQVELVRAQLADAKAKGARALTGGELIDHGGVWCPPTVLVDVSDEMAVVADESFASILPVMVVADEAEAIARANATEFGLSAAVFTQSPERAQRVARQLQAGGISINDACLTGMVQTAEKQSFKLSGMGGSRMGTASIRRFVRARALLINTGTASPWWFPAA from the coding sequence ATGACTGAAGCCACCACGCTGCCACTGCGCAATCCGCGCAGCGGGCTATCCGACGGCGAACTGCCGATCACGTCTGCCGCCGAGGTTGCAGCGTTGGGCGCGAGCCTGCGCCAAGCGCAGATGGGCTGGGCTGAGCGCAGCATCGAAGCGCGCTGCGCATGCCTGGATGCTCTGGCCGATGCGCTGGTCGCACGCCGCGACGGTTTCCTCGACGTGCTGCTGGCCGATACCGGCCGCTGGCACGAATCGCAGATTGAAGTGGATGGCACGGTCGCCGCGATTCGCCGCTGGGCGCAGCAGGCCGCAGGTTGCCTCGTGGAAAAGCCGGCCCAGCCGGAAGCCATTCCTTTCATCCACAGCCAGCAGACCTGGGTGCCGTATGCGGTGGTGGGCGTGATCAGCCCATGGAACTTCCCGCTGATGCTGACCCTGATCGATGCGGTACCGGCGCTCGCTGCCGGCTGCAGCATCCTGGCCAAGCCAAGCGAGGTCACTTCGCGCTTCGTGCCGCTGCTGCGTGAGGCATTGGAGGACGCAGGCTTGGCGGATGTGTTCAAGCTGGTCACCGGTGCCGGCGCTACTGGCCAGGCGGTGATCGAAGCCAGCGACCAGATCTGCTTCACCGGCTCGGTCGCCACCGGCCGCAAGGTTGGCGAAGCCTGTGCGCGGCGCTTCATACCCGCGTCGCTGGAGCTGGGCGGCAAGGACCCTGCGCTGGTCTTGTCCGATGCCAATATCGAACATGCCGCACGCGCCCTGGCATGGGGCAGCTTCGTCAACGGCGGCCAGAGCTGTATGTCGATCGAGCGCGTATACGTGGAAGCGCCGGTGGCCGATGCCTTCATCGCGGCACTGGTGAAGGAAGCTTCAGCGCTGGAGCTGGCGTGGCCGGATCCGAAGCAGGGCCAGATCGGTCCAGTGATTGCCGCCTCACAGGTCGAACTGGTCCGCGCGCAGCTTGCCGATGCCAAGGCCAAGGGCGCGCGTGCGCTGACCGGCGGCGAACTGATCGACCATGGTGGCGTCTGGTGCCCACCAACGGTGCTGGTCGATGTCAGCGACGAGATGGCCGTGGTCGCCGATGAAAGCTTCGCCAGCATCCTTCCTGTGATGGTTGTGGCCGATGAAGCCGAGGCCATCGCGCGTGCCAATGCAACCGAATTTGGTTTGTCGGCAGCGGTGTTCACGCAAAGCCCCGAGCGCGCGCAGCGGGTAGCGCGTCAGCTGCAGGCCGGCGGCATCTCGATAAACGACGCCTGCCTGACCGGCATGGTGCAGACCGCCGAGAAGCAGAGCTTCAAGCTCTCCGGCATGGGTGGCTCGCGCATGGGCACGGCATCGATCCGTCGCTTCGTGCGTGCACGCGCGCTGCTGATCAATACCGGTACCGCATCGCCATGGTGGTTCCCGGCAGCGTGA